One genomic window of Brienomyrus brachyistius isolate T26 chromosome 16, BBRACH_0.4, whole genome shotgun sequence includes the following:
- the LOC125709435 gene encoding tumor necrosis factor ligand superfamily member 10-like: MTVAVTRETVEMETSSARFQPVHNTEPACRPIILGTLIVMGLFQVTTSVVVLLHLTGYLNEVGTITVQQKPLKEVETAPVLANALKDPQKKERPRTTKTHRGLTAAAHLPIRVPIDYIQKGEILPAMVHWNEAQGHLEKVRYHNGRLLIQEGGLYYIYTKTCFRYYDMEAASVGEFLQDGSTQLIQYIYLERHTQFPAKPTVLMKSGSTKRWRMVGYNMYCEQQGGLVVLKQGDGLFVSVSNLWMLDPEPEGGYFGAFKISK; this comes from the exons ATGACCGTCGCGGTTACTCGCGAAACTGTTGAAATGGAGACCAGTTCGGCGCGATTTCAGCCGGTCCACAATACGGAGCCAGCATGCAGACCGATTATTCTCGGAACTTTGATTGTTATGGGATTGTTTCAGGTTACCACTAGTGTTGTAGTCTTGTTGCACTTAACAGGTTACCTTAACGAG GTAGGCACTATTACTGTCCAACAGAAGCCATTAAAG GAAGTTGAAACTGCACCAGTTCTTGCCAATGCACTCAAAGATCCGCAGAAAAAAGAACGACCAAGAACCACAAAGACCCATAGAGGACTCACGGCAGCTGCACACCTCCCCATTAGAGTGCCTATCGACTATATCCAAA AGGGTGAAATTCTGCCTGCAATGGTCCACTGGAATGAAGCACAAGGGCATCTAGAAAAAGTTAGGTACCATAATGGAAGGCTCTTAATCCAGGAAGGTGGATTGTACTATATCTACACCAAGACATGCTTCCGCTACTATGACATGGAGGCAGCGTCCGTGGGGGAGTTTCTACAGGACGGTAGTACTCAGCTCATCCAGTATATCTACCTCGAGAGGCACACCCAGTTTCCAGCCAAACCCACGGTCCTCATGAAGAGTGGTAGCACCAAGCGCTGGAGAATGGTGGGCTATAACATGTACTGTGAGCAGCAAGGAGGCCTCGTCGTACTCAAGCAAGGGGACGGGCTCTTTGTCAGCGTGTCCAATTTATGGATGTTGGATCCTGAGCCAGAGGGGGGCTACTTTGGTGCTTTCAAGATCAGCAAATGA